A section of the Leptospira terpstrae serovar Hualin str. LT 11-33 = ATCC 700639 genome encodes:
- a CDS encoding PAS domain S-box protein, with protein MLLNQSVNYAQMVLDNSTDAIVLMGLDYSVLAFNQNLQDTIKAYSGKIIKTGDDYRKFVTETDKEVFFELFQNALTGEGVTIERLASLNEFSIWYEYKMNPTFNKEKTLLGVCLRAKNIDVRKKMEIALSESEQKFRNLIESAPNPILIVDQKGMIVHCNIETENTFGFRKQELIGQSVELLVPLQHREGHDRLLAGFFQAPRPMRIGKNQITSAIKKDGTEIFVEVSLNGFVVNDTNYVSAIIVDITEKVLADNKIKNQIHELKEIARIQSHEIRSPLANILGLIELLDTEMPEQTTNEIYSYLRQSAKELDNLICDIVKRTAISLSK; from the coding sequence ATGTTATTGAATCAATCGGTCAACTATGCTCAAATGGTTTTGGATAACTCTACCGATGCCATTGTACTAATGGGGCTTGATTATTCGGTTCTCGCATTCAATCAAAACCTACAAGATACCATAAAAGCCTACTCAGGAAAAATTATAAAAACTGGTGATGATTACCGTAAATTTGTGACAGAAACGGATAAAGAAGTTTTTTTCGAATTATTCCAAAATGCTCTTACAGGTGAGGGTGTCACCATAGAAAGACTAGCAAGTCTCAATGAATTTTCCATTTGGTATGAATACAAAATGAATCCTACTTTTAACAAGGAAAAGACTCTATTGGGAGTTTGCCTACGTGCCAAAAACATTGATGTCCGAAAGAAAATGGAAATTGCACTTTCGGAAAGTGAACAAAAATTTCGAAACTTAATAGAGTCCGCTCCAAACCCCATTCTTATCGTGGATCAAAAAGGTATGATTGTTCACTGCAATATCGAAACTGAAAATACATTTGGATTCAGAAAACAAGAACTCATTGGACAATCAGTAGAACTCCTTGTACCGCTGCAACATAGAGAAGGACATGATCGTTTGTTAGCAGGTTTTTTTCAAGCACCGAGGCCCATGCGAATTGGTAAAAACCAAATAACTTCTGCGATCAAAAAAGATGGAACTGAAATTTTTGTAGAAGTCAGTTTGAATGGATTTGTAGTTAACGATACAAATTATGTATCCGCAATCATTGTAGACATCACAGAAAAAGTATTAGCAGACAATAAAATCAAGAACCAAATCCATGAACTAAAGGAAATTGCAAGAATCCAATCTCATGAGATTAGAAGCCCACTTGCAAACATTTTAGGTCTCATTGAACTTTTGGACACAGAAATGCCAGAACAAACTACAAATGAAATATATTCCTATTTGCGTCAGTCAGCAAAAGAATTAGATAACTTAATTTGTGATATTGTAAAACGAACTGCCATTAGCCTCTCCAAATAA
- a CDS encoding OmpP1/FadL family transporter, with the protein MLETKQFRIYFLFLLIFLFGPGSLFSSEPFHNIQGFYGERAAGLGGAFTAIADDPSGAYYNPAGLGFTHNDGISISASNFKDIKRSYINIDTPGQVYNQTHQGFDPNFIGLLKNFDRWKFAFSIVNTYNYSYNRVDQVNYPLVSPSINSTRNYTKERYNQLLVGPSAAYSLSDKLSIGATLYYMNDTKEVSRTQFQQFSDLSYVMRSYVDNRRTSAIMPVLGIQYQPIQKVSLGMSYRRIFVMGGNRLYNEVYADSTRRPGSSAIDFIEGTGDGASAIESGVLTQRPKLTTSIPQTSELRFGIAFFPTSRFLASFDMIHTTAYKSHRNQDEISAFGRRVTYTINDTEVRELTRASTTNFAAGMEYYLADTFSVLAGIYTNEPNTKPISWTESAVDLYLQNIFGNQVQMNSGDASVIYKVARSGTNPRNEYSRNKGLSLGFSWATSKSSVSVTYIREVGNGNSRIDPNSLSQTFEYSAHSVYIMVSSRN; encoded by the coding sequence ATGTTAGAAACAAAACAATTTAGAATTTATTTCCTATTCCTATTAATTTTCCTTTTCGGACCTGGTTCTTTATTTTCTTCAGAACCTTTTCATAATATCCAAGGATTTTATGGAGAACGTGCTGCAGGACTTGGTGGTGCATTCACAGCCATAGCCGATGACCCTTCAGGAGCTTATTACAATCCGGCAGGACTTGGCTTTACTCACAATGATGGAATTTCCATTTCTGCAAGTAACTTCAAAGACATTAAAAGAAGTTATATCAATATTGATACACCAGGCCAAGTATACAACCAAACCCACCAAGGTTTTGATCCCAACTTCATTGGATTGTTAAAAAACTTTGATCGTTGGAAATTTGCCTTTTCTATTGTAAATACTTACAACTACTCTTACAACCGAGTGGATCAGGTCAACTACCCCTTAGTATCACCTTCTATCAACTCTACAAGAAATTATACAAAAGAAAGATACAACCAACTCCTTGTGGGACCAAGTGCCGCCTATTCACTCTCCGACAAACTTTCGATTGGTGCTACCTTGTATTATATGAATGACACGAAAGAAGTGTCCAGGACTCAGTTCCAACAATTTTCTGACTTAAGTTATGTTATGCGTTCCTACGTAGACAATAGAAGAACATCAGCAATTATGCCTGTTCTCGGTATCCAATACCAACCCATTCAAAAAGTTTCACTCGGCATGAGTTACAGACGAATTTTTGTGATGGGTGGGAATAGACTTTATAATGAAGTTTATGCAGATTCCACAAGAAGGCCAGGTTCTTCTGCCATAGATTTTATTGAAGGAACTGGAGATGGAGCCTCCGCCATTGAATCGGGAGTCCTAACCCAAAGACCGAAACTCACCACTTCCATTCCACAAACATCGGAGTTACGATTCGGAATTGCATTTTTTCCTACATCCAGGTTTCTCGCATCCTTTGATATGATCCATACAACTGCATACAAATCACACAGAAATCAGGATGAAATCAGCGCATTTGGTCGCAGAGTTACTTATACGATCAATGATACGGAAGTTCGTGAATTAACCAGAGCATCCACAACAAATTTTGCTGCAGGAATGGAATATTATCTAGCAGACACATTTTCTGTGTTAGCTGGGATTTACACAAACGAACCAAATACAAAACCAATTTCCTGGACAGAGTCTGCCGTCGATTTATACTTACAAAACATTTTTGGAAATCAAGTGCAAATGAATTCTGGTGACGCAAGTGTAATCTACAAAGTGGCACGTTCTGGAACCAATCCAAGAAACGAATATTCCAGAAACAAAGGTTTAAGTTTAGGATTTTCATGGGCAACTTCCAAGTCTTCCGTTTCAGTCACTTATATTAGAGAAGTGGGAAATGGGAACTCTCGTATAGATCCAAATTCATTATCCCAAACTTTTGAATACAGTGCTCACTCAGTGTATATCATGGTTAGCTCTAGAAATTAA
- a CDS encoding helix-turn-helix domain-containing protein, which produces MAWKETNVFEERMKFVVAWKRGGWSLTDLCHEFNISRVTGYKYLKQYKLYGIDGLKDKSRRPKYHPHQTRKKIIELILQERKDHPRWGARKLLASLSARFHMIRKYNV; this is translated from the coding sequence ATGGCTTGGAAGGAGACAAACGTGTTTGAAGAAAGAATGAAATTTGTTGTCGCTTGGAAACGTGGTGGGTGGTCTCTCACTGACCTTTGTCATGAATTCAATATCAGTAGAGTGACGGGGTATAAATATTTAAAGCAATACAAACTATATGGGATCGATGGGTTAAAAGACAAAAGCCGAAGACCGAAATACCATCCACACCAAACTCGAAAGAAAATCATTGAACTAATTTTACAAGAGAGAAAAGACCATCCCAGGTGGGGAGCAAGAAAACTCCTAGCATCACTCTCAGCTCGGTTTCATATGATTAGAAAGTATAACGTATAA
- a CDS encoding M48 family metalloprotease: protein MRALSQTVLLLLLAQSLVAKGNVYVQSTKAKLLSQPKLSADGFPLAMGEVLSPIGEQGLFVQVRSRENLGWVSKLFVSPLPPGSQIKLGVTSNSSEAVVARQRASDFTKTAAARGLSETQKMRVRGEGDLYDFESLRWLESIPSDVPSVIANEEVVKLENVNILNFFSSGSSLEVSKETKAEVKMGRSLAARLLKKYPLVRDGEFTSYLNGVATRIASVSSRKDLSFRVGIIQSPEINAFACPGGFVFITTGSLKKIQTESELAGIIGHEIGHIVLFHNGEFKQSNVYLDILSSLLSPPGVEVVNAATSAVLDEMEKQLFETGRDMKLELEADEAAVALTSQAGYTPIGLSSYLNTLSKSEGTESFKKTHPDTTIRIAKLVFYESSSVSDQSPLIKDRWSEFKSKLKP, encoded by the coding sequence ATGAGAGCACTATCTCAAACCGTTTTGTTACTTTTATTAGCACAATCACTTGTTGCCAAGGGCAATGTATACGTACAAAGCACAAAGGCAAAACTTCTTTCCCAACCGAAGCTAAGTGCAGATGGATTTCCATTGGCAATGGGGGAAGTACTATCACCTATTGGAGAGCAGGGTCTGTTTGTTCAGGTGCGGTCCAGGGAGAATTTAGGTTGGGTTTCCAAACTATTTGTGTCGCCTTTGCCTCCGGGTAGCCAAATCAAATTGGGAGTCACTTCCAATTCCTCTGAGGCAGTCGTGGCCAGACAAAGAGCTTCTGATTTTACAAAAACTGCGGCAGCACGAGGGCTTTCAGAAACACAAAAAATGAGAGTCCGTGGGGAAGGAGACCTGTATGATTTTGAGTCTTTACGTTGGCTTGAATCAATTCCATCCGACGTTCCGTCCGTAATTGCAAATGAGGAAGTTGTTAAATTAGAAAATGTAAATATTCTAAATTTCTTTTCTTCTGGTTCCAGTTTAGAAGTTTCAAAAGAGACAAAAGCGGAAGTAAAAATGGGACGTTCCCTTGCGGCAAGGTTATTAAAAAAATACCCCTTAGTCAGAGATGGAGAATTTACTTCTTACTTGAATGGAGTGGCAACTCGCATTGCCTCCGTTTCTTCAAGAAAGGATTTGAGTTTTCGGGTGGGAATCATTCAGTCTCCTGAAATCAATGCATTTGCTTGCCCGGGTGGTTTTGTATTCATCACTACCGGGAGTTTGAAAAAAATTCAAACTGAATCAGAACTTGCGGGAATCATTGGACATGAAATCGGACATATTGTACTGTTTCACAACGGTGAGTTTAAGCAGTCGAATGTATATTTGGATATTTTATCTAGTTTATTATCGCCACCCGGTGTGGAGGTTGTGAATGCAGCTACTTCCGCTGTTTTAGATGAAATGGAAAAACAATTATTTGAAACAGGGCGAGATATGAAATTAGAATTGGAAGCCGACGAAGCTGCAGTTGCGCTGACAAGCCAAGCTGGTTATACACCAATTGGTCTTTCTAGTTATTTGAATACATTGTCCAAGTCGGAAGGCACGGAATCATTTAAAAAAACGCATCCAGACACTACCATTCGTATTGCAAAATTGGTATTCTATGAATCTTCTTCTGTGAGCGATCAATCGCCTCTAATCAAAGATCGTTGGAGCGAATTTAAATCCAAATTAAAACCATGA
- a CDS encoding PhzF family phenazine biosynthesis protein: protein MNETIYIVDAFTNSLFSGNPAAVLVLSNWPSEEWMQNIAMENNLSETAFVVKKENQYQIRWFTPSVEVDLCGHATLASAFILKNHYGEKRESFEFHSKSGILPVFINEDIIYLNFPTYPEFQKNKSINPRELVSALGKEPKEIWEGKDTIFLFSNSSDLIVLAPNFFKLSEYPTNRGYIALWINDTNKEKVDYEFRFFGPGLGIPEDPATGSAHCSLAPFVSERLGKTKLTSQQKSKRGAEFLIEVLGERVSIGGRAVLYLKGEVVKPTMD, encoded by the coding sequence ATGAATGAAACCATTTATATCGTGGATGCCTTTACTAACTCTCTATTTTCCGGAAACCCAGCGGCAGTTCTAGTTTTATCTAATTGGCCCAGTGAAGAATGGATGCAAAACATAGCAATGGAGAACAACCTTTCAGAAACTGCTTTTGTTGTAAAAAAAGAAAATCAATACCAAATTCGGTGGTTTACTCCTTCAGTGGAAGTGGATCTTTGTGGACATGCCACACTAGCTTCCGCCTTTATCTTAAAGAATCATTACGGAGAAAAAAGGGAGTCTTTTGAGTTCCATTCAAAATCCGGAATCCTTCCTGTTTTTATCAATGAAGATATAATTTATTTAAACTTTCCGACTTATCCAGAATTTCAAAAAAATAAATCTATAAATCCGAGGGAACTTGTTTCTGCATTAGGTAAGGAACCAAAAGAAATCTGGGAAGGAAAAGATACCATCTTTCTATTTTCCAATTCTTCCGATTTGATAGTCTTAGCACCAAATTTTTTCAAGTTAAGCGAATATCCAACAAATAGAGGTTATATTGCTCTTTGGATCAATGATACAAATAAGGAAAAAGTTGATTATGAATTTCGATTCTTTGGCCCTGGTCTTGGAATTCCCGAAGATCCCGCAACAGGTTCAGCCCATTGCAGTTTAGCTCCCTTTGTTTCCGAGAGATTAGGAAAAACAAAATTAACAAGCCAACAAAAATCAAAAAGGGGTGCTGAATTTTTAATCGAAGTCTTAGGAGAAAGGGTTTCCATAGGGGGAAGAGCAGTTTTGTATCTGAAAGGGGAAGTAGTTAAGCCAACTATGGATTAA
- a CDS encoding CHASE2 domain-containing protein — MKQKKFFVPFFLMVIVPAIIIGLLSLFGFSQTLNRKLSDSLFHLLPSHHSLSKDIVIIDIDEQSIAKYADHPELGQWPWKRTVYPTLIGYTKLITAPKVTIIDIMFTERSDYDEALVAANLSLGEISHAANFRDGGIVVPRKGQEDLGQKFNVPLPEEIPFPRYENASFPIGEVGETAPMIHVVNVIPDSDGILRRFTPFIRWKNRNFPTLALQAFVAGKPYETEWKEGRLWIQKEKTKREVPLGKDGLVRAYFYTEDELRNIPRYSAAGIIESLNQLNSSEVEDPEKLLVPPSVFENKIVLIGTSAASTHDDVVTPHGLFPGVIGQAVFASNLLEGHMLRELPEIVGMGFTFLILVIGVFVLFINQWHLLKNIYPIFAISMFVGLFYFLYRLDLVLASSSFVIAFPISYLLGFAYLTYTEGKEKRKFNSILRNLVDPGVVSEALEDMDSLKKGGEWEITAFFSDVAGFSSISEELSASDLARLLNEYLSAMTKILKSNSGTLDKYIGDAIVGIFGAPIQNKEHPRLACKTALEMVTELEVLRSNWKEKMDYTETARNMTFRIGLNCGPAKVGFMGTDSLASYTMMGDTVNLSARLEAAAKDYGVSILVSESIESLCNGEFHFRFLDWIRVKGKEAPVKIYSLVSLVSDLSPQVLEAERMYDEGFQFYLNREWEKAIVSFEKVSKIYGYDDKSSKLLISRCQSLFKNPPAVDWDGVFTRTSK; from the coding sequence ATGAAACAGAAAAAATTCTTTGTACCATTTTTCCTTATGGTGATCGTACCTGCGATCATCATTGGATTATTATCTTTATTCGGTTTTTCGCAAACGTTAAATCGAAAGTTATCAGATTCCTTATTTCATTTGCTCCCTTCCCATCATAGTTTATCAAAAGATATTGTTATCATCGATATAGACGAACAGAGTATCGCAAAATATGCTGACCATCCAGAACTTGGTCAGTGGCCCTGGAAGCGAACCGTATATCCAACGTTAATTGGTTATACGAAACTGATTACAGCACCTAAAGTTACGATTATCGATATTATGTTTACTGAAAGGTCAGATTACGATGAAGCTTTAGTGGCTGCGAATCTCAGTTTAGGTGAAATCTCTCATGCTGCTAATTTTCGCGATGGAGGAATTGTGGTTCCCCGAAAAGGTCAAGAAGACCTGGGCCAAAAATTTAATGTTCCACTTCCCGAAGAAATTCCATTTCCTCGGTATGAAAATGCATCTTTTCCTATTGGTGAAGTAGGGGAAACGGCTCCCATGATCCATGTGGTCAATGTAATCCCAGACAGTGATGGGATTCTTCGTAGGTTCACTCCATTCATTCGCTGGAAAAACAGAAATTTTCCTACTCTCGCATTACAAGCATTTGTAGCAGGAAAACCTTACGAAACGGAATGGAAAGAAGGTCGTTTGTGGATCCAAAAAGAAAAAACAAAAAGAGAAGTGCCTTTAGGAAAAGATGGTCTCGTCCGTGCTTATTTTTACACCGAAGATGAGTTAAGAAATATACCTCGGTATTCTGCTGCAGGAATTATTGAATCATTAAACCAGCTCAATTCTAGCGAAGTAGAAGATCCTGAAAAACTGCTTGTACCACCTAGCGTGTTTGAAAACAAAATTGTTTTGATTGGAACTTCTGCAGCTTCCACTCACGATGATGTGGTCACTCCTCATGGACTTTTTCCGGGAGTGATTGGTCAGGCAGTATTTGCTTCGAATTTGTTGGAAGGACATATGTTGCGAGAACTTCCAGAAATTGTTGGAATGGGCTTTACTTTCTTAATTCTTGTTATTGGAGTATTTGTCCTTTTTATCAACCAGTGGCATCTATTAAAAAATATTTATCCTATTTTTGCCATATCAATGTTTGTTGGTTTGTTTTATTTTTTGTATCGATTGGATTTAGTTTTAGCCAGCTCTTCCTTTGTGATTGCATTTCCCATTTCTTATTTATTGGGATTTGCATACCTAACCTATACAGAAGGAAAGGAAAAAAGAAAGTTCAACAGCATACTTCGGAATTTAGTCGATCCTGGAGTTGTGAGTGAAGCATTAGAAGATATGGACTCCTTAAAAAAAGGTGGAGAGTGGGAGATTACTGCATTTTTTTCTGATGTGGCTGGTTTTTCTTCTATTAGTGAAGAACTAAGTGCAAGTGACCTTGCACGATTACTAAATGAATATTTATCTGCAATGACAAAAATTCTAAAATCTAATTCAGGTACTTTGGATAAATACATCGGAGATGCCATAGTTGGAATTTTTGGAGCTCCCATTCAAAATAAAGAACATCCAAGACTTGCTTGTAAAACGGCACTAGAGATGGTTACCGAATTGGAAGTTCTAAGGTCGAATTGGAAAGAAAAAATGGATTATACGGAAACGGCCAGAAATATGACCTTCCGTATCGGATTGAATTGTGGACCAGCTAAGGTTGGTTTTATGGGTACTGACAGTCTTGCCTCTTACACAATGATGGGAGATACCGTAAATTTAAGTGCGAGGTTAGAAGCAGCGGCAAAAGACTATGGTGTTTCTATTCTTGTTTCTGAAAGTATTGAGTCTCTTTGTAACGGAGAATTTCATTTTCGATTCTTAGATTGGATACGAGTCAAAGGCAAGGAAGCCCCCGTAAAGATTTATAGCTTAGTTAGTTTGGTCTCCGATCTCTCCCCTCAAGTTTTGGAAGCAGAAAGAATGTATGATGAAGGATTTCAGTTCTATTTAAACCGAGAATGGGAAAAGGCCATTGTTAGTTTCGAAAAAGTTTCAAAAATTTATGGGTATGATGATAAAAGCAGTAAACTTCTTATCAGTCGTTGTCAGTCTCTATTTAAAAATCCACCGGCTGTGGATTGGGATGGTGTTTTTACAAGAACATCCAAATAA
- a CDS encoding methyl-accepting chemotaxis protein — MEEKETNSICWKLTLGLELLTSILAVPIAVLFIVSGGEYNFEKAVLVVLGATISLTISYIVPTIRFFRLRSLILETRSTVFSKKTLKEKQEIKIKLLKFPRNNSGYFLIQWSLGIPFAAFVTFFFFTPTLVEIIPYAVLPVIIYPVLGVSHFFLTELKLAPVLSQQELKNLSLAVEDIPKIGIFPRVFFTMFAVFSMSVTTLGYLLGSQVTGIIRLQNAGITIGLLAIFICIAIYVLTSLFVRALQSNTDQMVKRYASLATGDLRETVPMISIDELGHGSLSLNSFIESIRKITSGVIKESERVSNDSKVIASQTQGLSQAMMEQASSTEEMSAGIEEMSASIRSTAAGAKTQNEITRAALNSLIEMESVLVDVHSSMERTESETQRMEKEILSGQSALHSTLSAMEEIETSVEHTADVIQVISDISDKIGLLSLNASIEAARAGEAGRGFAVVASEISKLGEQTLQNTKRILEAVDKAYEASKSGRVAVSNTEKTFSQIGGAVETTIQLIKTSSEMTKKQMFIAKDVKEGFGNLTRSECTRTSFTVLSQYILYIKMH, encoded by the coding sequence ATGGAAGAAAAGGAAACAAACTCGATTTGTTGGAAATTAACTTTAGGTTTAGAATTATTAACATCCATTCTGGCGGTTCCCATTGCCGTATTATTTATAGTTTCCGGTGGGGAGTATAACTTTGAAAAGGCGGTTTTAGTGGTATTGGGAGCGACCATTTCGCTAACAATATCCTATATTGTTCCAACAATTCGTTTTTTTCGGTTACGTAGCTTGATATTGGAAACTAGATCGACTGTATTTTCCAAAAAAACACTAAAAGAAAAACAAGAAATCAAAATCAAACTTTTGAAGTTTCCTCGAAATAACTCAGGTTACTTCCTGATCCAGTGGTCTTTGGGAATTCCTTTTGCTGCTTTTGTAACCTTTTTTTTCTTTACACCTACATTAGTGGAAATTATTCCCTATGCGGTTTTGCCAGTGATCATTTATCCGGTATTAGGTGTTTCTCATTTTTTTCTTACTGAATTAAAATTAGCGCCAGTATTATCTCAGCAGGAACTAAAAAATTTGTCTTTAGCAGTTGAGGATATTCCTAAAATTGGAATTTTCCCTCGTGTTTTTTTTACAATGTTTGCTGTTTTTAGTATGAGTGTGACAACACTTGGTTATTTATTGGGATCTCAGGTAACAGGTATCATCCGATTACAAAATGCAGGCATTACCATTGGTTTGTTGGCAATTTTTATTTGTATCGCAATTTATGTTTTAACTTCTCTTTTTGTCCGCGCATTACAGTCTAACACTGACCAAATGGTAAAACGGTATGCCAGCCTTGCCACTGGCGACCTTCGAGAAACTGTACCTATGATTTCTATAGACGAACTGGGTCATGGTTCACTTTCTCTTAATTCCTTTATCGAAAGCATTCGTAAAATAACTTCGGGTGTCATTAAAGAATCCGAACGTGTGAGTAACGATTCCAAGGTAATAGCCTCTCAAACACAAGGTCTTTCCCAAGCTATGATGGAACAGGCATCTTCGACAGAAGAAATGTCTGCAGGGATTGAAGAGATGTCAGCAAGCATTCGTTCTACGGCTGCCGGCGCAAAAACTCAAAATGAGATCACAAGAGCCGCTTTAAATTCTCTTATTGAAATGGAGTCTGTGTTAGTTGATGTTCACTCTTCTATGGAACGAACCGAATCCGAAACACAAAGGATGGAAAAAGAAATTCTATCTGGACAATCAGCTTTACATTCTACTTTGTCTGCCATGGAAGAAATCGAAACAAGTGTTGAACATACAGCAGATGTAATCCAAGTCATTAGTGATATATCAGATAAAATTGGACTTTTATCTTTGAATGCATCCATTGAAGCAGCAAGGGCAGGTGAGGCCGGCCGAGGTTTCGCTGTTGTCGCTAGCGAAATTTCAAAACTGGGGGAACAAACACTTCAAAATACAAAAAGAATTTTGGAAGCCGTAGATAAAGCCTATGAGGCTTCTAAATCGGGAAGGGTGGCGGTTTCCAATACAGAAAAAACTTTTTCACAAATAGGTGGGGCCGTAGAAACTACAATCCAGCTAATCAAAACTTCCTCTGAAATGACCAAAAAACAGATGTTTATCGCAAAGGATGTAAAAGAAGGATTCGGTAATTTGACTCGGTCTGAGTGTACTCGTACATCCTTTACAGTTTTGTCTCAATACATACTTTACATAAAGATGCATTAA